The following are encoded together in the Drosophila sechellia strain sech25 chromosome 3R, ASM438219v1, whole genome shotgun sequence genome:
- the LOC6612984 gene encoding G protein-coupled receptor kinase 2, producing the protein MELENIVANTVYLKAREGGSDSNKGKSKKWRKILQFPHISQCINLKDKLDISYGYVIDQQPIGRELFRLFCENKRPVYFRYITFLDEVVKYEIEYISNRIFIGHDIGRRFLDVEAQLELRNGSGGDALDAETQEELLLNSSNANPTETAETEHCNNTTANNCNNINNSNNSQHSSDINHKKLDTRNHNGDDATGHGSSHQDDGDESVKCQEGHDDAEKGGVGEGGGGGKCVDVGGYPDELVLDVLNDDLIAQVRNKLNSGGKDIFAQCVNAVKAFLAGEPFREFESSMYFHRYLQWKWLEAQPITYKTFRMYRVLGKGGFGEVCACQVRATGKMYACKKLEKKRIKKRKGESMVLIEKQILQKINSPFVVNLAYAYETKDALCLVLTIMNGGDLKFHIYNMGGEPGFELERARFYAAEVACGLQHLHKQGIVYRDCKPENILLDDHGHVRISDLGLAVEIPEGEMVRGRVGTVGYMAPEVIDNEKYAFSPDWFSFGCLLYEMIEGQAPFRMRKEKVKREEVDRRVKEDPEKYSSKFNDEAKSMCQQLLAKSIKQRLGCRNGRMGGQDVMAHPFFHSTQLNWRRLEAGMLEPPFVPDPHAVYAKDVLDIEQFSTVKGVNIDESDTNFYTKFNTGSVSISWQNEMMETECFRELNVFGPEECPTPDLQINAAPEPDKAGCFPFRRKKKQPARTQPIPIPEHLLTTSHSVSSTTVES; encoded by the exons GTGGTTCCGACAGCAACAAGGGAAAGAGCAAAAAATGGCGCAAGATATTGCAATTCCCACACATATCGCAATGCATCAACCTGAAAGACAAATTAG ATATAAGCTATGGCTACGTGATAGATCAGCAACCCATTGGTCGTGAGCTCTTCCGTCTGTTTTGCGAGAACAAAAGGCCCGTCTACTTTCGCTACATCACCTTCCTGGATGAGGTGGTCAA ATACGAGATCGAGTACATCTCGAACCGCATATTCATTGGCCATGACATCGGCCGTCGCTTCTTGGATGTCGAGGCACAGCTGGAGCTGCGCAACGGCAGCGGGGGCGACGCCTTGGACGCCGAGACgcaggaggagctgctgcTCAACAGCAGCAATGCCAATCCAACTGAAACAGCTGAGACTGAACACTGCAACAATACCACCgccaacaactgcaacaacatcaacaacagcaacaactcgCAGCACAGCAGCGACATCAATCACAAGAAGCTGGACACGCGCAATCACAACGGCGACGACGCCACTGGGCACGGGAGCAGCCACCAGGACGACGGGGACGAGAGCGTCAAGTGCCAGGAGGGCCATGACGATGCGGAAAAGGGCGGTGTCGGAGAgggaggcggcggcggaaAGTGTGTCGACGTGGGCGGGTATCCCGACGAACTCGTGTTGGACGTGCTCAACGACGATCTCATTGCGCAAGTGCGTAACAAACTCAACAGCGGCGGCAAGGACATCTTTGCCCAGTGTGTGAACGCGGTTAAAGCGTTCCTGGCCGGCGAGCCGTTCCGGGAGTTTGAGAGCTCTATGTATTTTCACCG ATACTTGCAGTGGAAGTGGCTTGAGGCGCAGCCAATCACCTACAAAACGTTTCGCATGTACCGGGTGCTCGGAAAGGGCGGCTTCGGCGAAGTGTGCGCCTGTCAG GTGCGGGCCACTGGGAAAATGTACGCGTGCAAAAAGCTGGAGAAAAAGCGCATCAAGAAGCGCAAGGGCGAGTCGATGGTGTTAATCGAGAAGCAGATACTGCAGAAAATCAACTCGCCGTTCGTGGTCAATCTGGCCTACGCGTACGAGACAAAGGACGCCCTCTGCCTGGTGCTGACCATAATGAATG GCGGCGATTTGAAATTCCACATTTACAACATGGGCGGCGAACCCGGCTTCGAACTGGAGCGTGCCCGCTTCTATGCCGCCGAGGTGGCCTGTGGGCTGCAGCACCTGCACAAGCAGGGCATCGTCTACCGGGACTGCAAGCCGGAAAACATCCTCCTTGACGATCACGGCCATGTGCGCATTTCCGACCTGGGACTGGCCGTCGAGATACCGGAGGGCGAGATGGTGCGTGGCCGGGTGGGCACAGTGG GCTACATGGCCCCCGAGGTCATCGACAACGAGAAGTACGCCTTCTCCCCGGACTGGTTCAGCTTCGGCTGCCTGCTGTACGAGATGATCGAGGGCCAAGCGCCGTTCCGGATGCGTAAGGAGAAGGTCAAGCGCGAGGAGGTGGACAGGCGCGTTAAG GAGGACCCCGAAAAGTATTCAAGCAAGTTTAATGATGAAGCCAAATCAATGTGCCAACAGCTGTTAGCTAAATCGATAAAGCAGCGCCTAGGCTGCCGCAACGGTCGCATGGGCGGGCAGGATGTGATGGCCCACCCGTTTTTCCACTCCACCCAGCTCAATTGGCGTCGCCTGGAGGCTGGTATGCTGGAGCCACCCTTTGTGCCAGAC CCGCACGCCGTTTACGCCAAAGATGTGCTCGATATTGAACAGTTCTCCACGGTGAAGGGCGTCAATATCGACGAATCCGACACGAATTTCTATACGAAATTCAACACAGGCTCCGTGTCCATTTCCTGGCAGAACGAGATGATGGAGACCGAGTGCTTTCGGGAACTGAATGTTTTTGGACCCGAGGAGTGTCCCACGCCAGATTTGCAGATCAATGCAGCGCCCGAACCAGACAAGGCGGGCTGTTTCCCCTTTCGCCGGAAG AAGAAGCAGCCGGCTCGCACTCAGCCAATACCCATTCCGGAGCATCTGTTAACTACTAGTCACAGCGTGTCCTCCACGACGGTCGAAAGCTGA
- the LOC6612986 gene encoding methylthioribose-1-phosphate isomerase: MSLQSIKYSRGSLEILDQLLLPGQSKYVVVRGVEDGWKVINKMQVRGAPAIAIVGCLSLAVEINPEDFENKKSLRQEIEGKLNYLVSARPTAVNMKIAADELITLANELYKDEAIDVTQMKHRFLDATEAMLKKDIADNRAIGANGAQAILQRVAKAGKTTAGTTGSVRVLTHCNTGSLATAGYGTALGVVRQLAELGKLEHVYCTETRPYNQGARLTAYELVHEKFPATLVLDSMVAALLRAKNVAAVVVGADRVASNGDTANKIGTYQIAVVAKHHDVPFYVAAPLTSIDLAIPGGDHIIIEERPDREMTHVGEHRIAAPGINCWNPAFDVTPASLITGIITERGVFKPAELKEAITKLLES; the protein is encoded by the exons ATGAGCCTGCAGTCGATCAAGTACTCGCGGGGCAGCCTGGAGATCCTCGACCAGCTGCTCCTGCCCGGTCAGTCCAAGTACGTGGTGGTGCGCGGCGTGGAGGATGGCTGGAAGGTCATCAACAAGATGCAG GTGCGTGGTGCTCCGGCCATCGCTATTGTTGGCTGCCTCTCCCTGGCCGTGGAAATCAACCCGGAGGATTTTGAGAACAAGAAATCACTGCGGCAAGAGATTGAGGGCAAGTTGAACTATTTGGTTTCCGCCAGGCCTACGGCGGTCAACATGAAGATCGCAGCCGACGAGCTCATCACTCTGGCCAACGAACTTTACAAGGACGAGGCAATCGACGTGACCCAAATGAAGCATAG ATTTCTGGACGCCACGGAAGCTATGCTAAAGAAAGACATTGCCGATAACCGTGCCATTGGAGCGAATGGAGCCCAGGCGATCCTACAGCGCGTGGCGAAGGCAGGTAAAACGACCGCTGGTACGACGGGATCCGTCCGGGTGCTTACCCACTGCAACACGGGTTCCCTGGCCACCGCCGGGTACGGTACAGCTCTGGGAGTAGTCCGCCAACTGGCCGAGCTGGGAAAACTGG agcacgtttattgcacggAGACTCGTCCTTACAATCAGGGAGCCCGCCTCACAGCCTACGAACTGGTCCACGAGAAATTCCCCGCCACTCTGGTTCTGGATAGCATGGTGGCTGCTCTGCTGCGCGCCAAAAATGTGGCTGCAGTGGTCGTGGGAGCAGATCGT GTGGCCTCCAATGGCGACACGGCCAACAAGATTGGTACCTACCAGATTGCCGTGGTTGCCAAGCACCACGACGTGCCATTTTATGTAGCCGCCCCTCTGACCTCCATCGATCTGGCGATTCCCGGTGGTGATCACATCATCATTGAGGAGCGGCCCGACCGGGAAATGACGCACGTGGGAGAGCATCGGATCGCTGCCCCGGGCATTAACTGCTGGAACCCCGCCTTCGATGTGACCCCTGCCTCCCTGATCACCGGCATCATCACGGAACGCGGTGTTTTCAAGCCGGCAGAACTGAAAGAGGCCATCACCAAGCTGCTAGAGTCCTAA
- the LOC6612987 gene encoding isochorismatase domain-containing protein 1 — protein sequence MSKVRGPALYRLVPSKTLFMLCDVQEKFKPAIPLLSSLIENTTKLLAAGKVFQVPLLVTEQYPERLGKTVCELDIKHACANISKTMFSMLVEPVRKSMTDIFGGKPKTVVLFGLETHVCVEHTAFDLVNDGIDVWLVADCCASRFNQDRDLALERLRHIGCNIATSESVIFNLLGDKNNKSFKEITPLVKKISADMHLCRVSKN from the exons ATGAGCAAAGTCAGAGGACCAGCTTTGTACCGCCTGGTGCCCTCGAAAACGCTCTTCATGCTGTGCGACGTGCAGGAGAAGTTCAAGCCGGCCATTCCGCTGCTGAGTTCGCTCATCGAAAACACTACTAAACTG CTGGCAGCCGGCAAGGTCTTCCAAGTGCCACTGCTGGTCACCGAGCAGTATCCCGAGAGGCTGGGCAAGACCGTTTGTGAGTTGGACATCAAGCATGCCTGTGCCAATATTTCCAAGACCATGTTTTCTATGCTGGTGGAGCCCGTACGAAAGAGTATGACGGATATCTTCGGTGGCAAGCCCAAGACGGTGGTGCTTTTCGGCCTGGAG ACACACGTCTGTGTGGAGCATACGGCCTTCGACCTGGTAAACGATGGAATCGATGTCTGGCTGGTGGCCGACTGCTGTGCGTCGCGTTTCAATCAGGATCGGGATTTGGCTTTGGAGCGCCTGCGTCACATCGGCTGCAATATAGCCACTTCCGAGAGTGTGATATTTAATCTGCTGGGGGACAAGAACAACAAGTCCTTCAAGGAGATTACTCCTCTGGTGAAGAAGATCTCCGCAGACATGCATCTATGCCGCGTCTCAAAAAATTAA
- the LOC6612985 gene encoding lysyl oxidase homolog 2A, translating into MASFRFQLLQLLVVLSQGWANNSGLNVQNNYRNMMVRLATNKAALAGIQVLREGRVEVSFDFGASWGTICSTTWSMREANVVCRQLGLGYASKASQGTEHGDSRKYPWGMVGTLCRGTERRLADCIRESHYPNLCNARNHNVSIVACVSHSADLEIGLVDIERTARLEAVPMSRLTCAMEEHCVSADAYEIRRTNPHAARILLRFSVKASNVGTADVSPYANYKDWVWHQCHRHYHSMNVFATFDVYDLNYRKVAQGHKASFCLMDTECRPGVRQKYTCGNTTQGISVGCADTYTDVLDCQWVDVTRVPINRRYILRVALNPEYKLGEISFENNGAECLLDYTGVQQTTRIFNCRRKPLWFKI; encoded by the exons ATGGCTTCGTTCCGGTTTCAATTGTTGCAGCTCCTTGTGGTGCTCAGCCAAGGTTGGGCCAACAACAGTGGCCTCAACGTGCAGAACAACTATAGAAACATGATGGTCCGACTGGCCACCAACAAGGCAGCGCTCGCCGGTATTCAAGTCCTCCGCGAGGGACGCGTGGAGGTGAGCTTTGACTTTGGCGCCTCATGGGGTACGATCTGCAGCACTACGTGGAGCATGCGGGAGGCAAATGTGGTGTGTCGACAGCTGGGACTGGGCTACGCTTCCAAGGCTAGCCAGGGAACGGAGCACGGGGATAGCCGGAAGTATCCGTGGGGCATGGTGGGAACTCTGTGCAGAGGAACCGAGCGCCGCCTAGCCGACTGCATCCGGGAGTCCCACTACCCGAACCTCTGCAATGCCAGAAACCATAATGTCAGCATTGTGGCCTGTGTTAGCCACTCGGCTGACCTGGAGATCGGACTGGTGGACATCGAGAGAACCGCCCGCCTAGAGGCCGTGCCCATGTCGCGACTCACCTGCGCCATGGAAGAGCACTGTGTTTCCGCCGACGCTTACGAGATCCGAAGGACGAATCCGCACGCTGCAAGGATACTGCTTCGCTTTTCCGTTAAGGCTTCCAATGTGGGCACCGCCGATGTGAGCCCCTACGCTAACTACAAGGACTGGGTGTGGCACCAGTGCCACAGACACTACCACAGCATGAATGTTTTTGCCACCTTTGATGTTTACGACCTCAACTACCGAAAGGTGGCCCAGGGACACAAGGCCTCCTTTTGCCTGATGGACACTGAATGCCGGCCAGGAGTACGGCAAAAGTACACCTGTGGCAACACCACCCAAG GCATTTCTGTGGGCTGCGCAGACACCTACACCGATGTGCTGGACTGCCAGTGGGTGGATGTCACCCGAGTTCCTATCAACCGACGCTACATCCTGCGAGTGGCCCTCAATCCCGAGTACAAGCTGGGCGAGATATCCTTCGAGAACAACGGAGCCGAGTGCCTCCTTGACTACACTGGCGTACAGCAGACGACAAGGATTTTCAACTGTCGCCGCAAGCCACTTTGGTTTAAGATATGA